The segment TATCGGCATGATCGGGTCAATAACCAAACGCGCGCGGTTTCTGTCCCGGCTGGAGAAGGAGGGCTTCGGCGCAGACGATCTGGCGCGGCTGGTCTGTCCGATCGGTCACCCGGATATACGCGGCAAGCAGCCGGGTGTTATCGCGGTGGCCGTGCTGGCGCAGCTATTGGCGGGCGGATAACCATCTATTGGTGTAGGTGACCAGTGCCATACCGGTGATCAGGGACAGAACAAAAACCACTACTGATGACAAGCCTGTGCCAAGCGCCGGTATTGCCCCACCGGGACAAAAACCGCTGATCCCCCAACCGATGCCAAATATTGCGGCCCCGGCAAGAAGGCGGAAATCTATCTTGCGGTTTTTGGGGACATCGAAGCTTTCTCCCCATATCGGCTTGTGCTGCCGGAAAAGCAGCCAATAGCCGGTGGCCGTGATGGCAAGTGCGCCACCCATGACAAACATCAGGCTCGGGTCCCATGTGCCGAATACATCAAAGAAATTGAGCACCTTCGCCGGGTTGATCATGCCTGAAATCAGGATGCCCAGTCCGAAGATCAGGCCAATCAGATATGCAGCAGCAAATCGCATCGCGTCAGCCCCCGACCATGTGACGAATGACAAAGACGGTAATGAAGGCCGATGCCATGAAGGCGAGTGTTGCGGCGATGGAGCGCGGGGAGAGCCTTGAAAGGCCACAAACGCCATGGCCGGATGTGCAGCCATTGCCGAGGGTTACCCCAATCCCGGCCAACAATCCGCCGATTACAAGTAATGGGATACCGGCCGGGCTTTCTACGGCAGGCATGTCGCCATGTATCATTCGGTAGGCCAGTGGTGCAGAGACCATCCCGAGTACCATGGCAATCCGCCAGTAACGTTCATGGCCACGAGCCGTTATCAAGGCACCTCGCAAAATGCCGGTCACACCGGCAATCCTGCCGAAGGTCAGCATTAGCAGGACAGCGGCAAGGCCGATAAGGCTGCCGCCAAACAGGCTTTGCCATGGGGTAAAAGCGGTTTCGATGTCTGTGTGTAACATGGGTCGTCCAGAACATGTTTGTACGTGCCGCCAACAGTAGCGGTAGGGAGGCTGATCTGGCACACGCAAAGTGTCCCACTCCACAGACATTACGATGAGGGCAAGAGTTTAACCGCGAACCTGACAGCCATTGAGAAACACATCGACGCCGCTCTCGACCCGTTTTTGCAATTCGGCCTGTGTCTGTTTGCCATCAACGCCGATCAGTTGGCGGATAAACAGGTCGCCGACGATGATGTTCTTGAAAATCACGGCGGCGTTGTCCGGATCCCTGATCTCAAGTTTGCCGCCCTTGGCCAACTCGCTCAGATACTCGCTGACCCGGCGGCTCAGAACATCGGGTCCCTGCCGGAAGAACGTATCGGTGATGTCTTCCGGCAAGGCGTTCTCGGTAATCAGAAAGCGTACCAAGGCCAATGTGCTTGGCTCGTTCAGGTTTTCGAGGAACCGCATGCCGACGCGGATCAATGCTTCCCGTGGTTCCGAGTTACGGTCGGGGCGCACATCGTGAAACTTGCTCAGAAACTCGTTGGTATGTTCTTCCAGAACCGCATGGAGCAGCCCGCTCTTGTCGCCGAAATACTGGTAGAGCGAGGTCCGTGATCCGCCGGCGGCATTTACCAGATCGCTCAGCGTCGTGTTCTCATAGCCCTGTTCGGTGAACAGTTTCGAGGCAGCCTTGACCAGTGCCCGGTAACGGGACTGGCCGCGCTGGCCGAGTTCATCGAAAGAGGGTCGTTCTAGTTCTGGTTGATCTTTGGTGCTCATGGCCCATTTTGAATTTTTATGTTGCACCTGCACAAACAATATGTACTGTACCGTACAATACAGTCAAGCGGTGTGTTTGAAGTGCAGGTTGCATGTTGCTCTGCTAATACTCTTGCTGCTCTTGAAAATTGATCGAGATATTCCCGTCATGAAACGTATTCTGACCCCTGCAATCCTTATGGTTGCCCTTGCTCTGACGACCGCCTGTAAAGATGAAGAGCAGGCCGCTGCCCCCGGTGGTGGTGCGCCGCAGGCGGTTGCTGTTACTGTCTATACGGTTGAGAAAAAACCGTTGCAGGTCAGTGCCGAACTGCCCGGTCGCACCTCTGCCTTCCGTATTGCCGAGGTACGCCCACAGGTGACCGGCATCATTCAGCAGCGCCTGTTTGAGGAAGGCGCGCTGGTTGAGGCCGGTGAGCAGCTGTATCAGATTGATCCCGCCCCGTATGAGGCCGAACTGGCCAGTGCCAAGGCTGATCTGCAGCGTGCCGAGGCCTCGGTTGCCAATGCCAATGCACGGGTGAACCGGTATGATCAACTGGTGCGGAATGACGTGGTCAGCCGTCAGAATTATGATGACGCCATCGCTGCTCAACGTCAGGGACGCGCTGAAGTGGCGGCGGCCAAGGCTGCGGTCGATGCGGCGGAAATCAATCTGCAATATACCCGCGTGTCAGCGCCGATTGCCGGTCGTACCGGGAAATCTGCTGTTACCGAGGGCGCGCTGGTAACCGCCAATCAGGACACCCTGATGACGGTGGTACAGCAACTCGACCCGATTTATGTGGACATGACCCAATCGGCCTCGCAACTGCTGAAACTGCGTCGTGAAATCGCACAGGGGCAGTTAACCCAGACGGTCGATCGTACGCCGGTCTCTTTGATCATTGACGGCGGCAATGATTATGAACTTCAGGGCGAGTTGAAATTCTCTGACGTTACCGTTGATGAGAGTACGGCAACAGTTCAGCTCCGTGCGGTTTTCCCGAACCCGAACAATGAGTTGCTGCCCGGTCTCTTCGTCAAGGCGGTGATTGATCAGGCAGTGCGCAATGAAGCTATTCTGGTTCCGCAGCGCGCGGTTGGTCGCGGGCCGAATGGTCAGGCACTAGTCTGGGTGCTGGGCGAGGACAACACGGTATCGCCCAAAACAGTGACGACGGAACAGGCGATGGGTAATGCCTGGCTGATCGCGGATGGTCTCGACGGTGGTGAGAGCATTGTTATCGAGGGGCTGCAGAAGGTCTCGCCGGGTGCCAAGGTTGATCCAGCCCCATCAGATTTCGAGATCGACCTGACGCTCGAAACAACCCAAGCCATCACTTTCTAATCATTCCTGCCGACAGGCAGCGGTAAAAACGGTCTCATATTATGGCTCAGTTTTTCATTGATCGTCCGGTATTCGCCTGGGTGATTGCCATCATGATCATGCTGGCGGGCGCGATTTCAATTTATCGCCTCCCGGTTGAACAATATCCAGCGATTGCCCCACCTGCGATTTCGATTTCAGCGCGCTATCCCGGTGCATCTGCCAGTAACCTTGAGAATACGGTTACTCAGGTGATAGAGCAGAATATGACTGGTCTGGACTATCTTCGCTATATGTCCTCGACCAGTGACTCATCTGGCAACGTATCTGTTACGCTGACTTTTGAGCCTGAAGCTGACCCTGATATTGCGCAGGTTCAGGTGCAGAACAAACTGCAGCTCGCTTTGCCGCTTCTGCCGCAGGAAGTGCAGGAGCTCGGTATCTCCGTCACCAAATCCAGTTCCGATTACCTGATGGTTGTCGGCTTCGTTGCCGGTGAAAGTGGTTTGGGCCAAGGGCAAATTGCTGATTATATCGCTTCCAACATCAAGGACCCGGTAAGCCGTGTCTCTGGTGTTGGTGAAACCACCCTGTTTGGTCCCCAGAATGCGATGCGCATCTGGCTCGATCCGGACAAGCTGAACAGTTTCAATCTGACCGTAATGGATATCAGTGCGGCCATCCGTAGTGAGAATGCCCAGATTGCTGCAGGTCAGTTGGGTGGTGCCCCGGCGGTTAAGGGACAGGATATCAATGCAACGATTATCGCCCAGACACGTCTGCGCGACCCCGGTGAGTTCGGCAATATCCTTGTTCGGGTAAATTCTGATGGCTCACAGATCCGCCTGCGCGATGTCGCCCGGATCGAGCTTGGTTCTGAAAACTATGAGATTGTGGCGCGGTATAACCGTCAGCCGGCTGCCGGGCTTGGTATTCAGCTTGCCAGTGGTGCCAATGCTCTGGAAACCGCCGATGCCGTCAGGGCAAAAATCTCTGAATTGCAGCCTTATCTGCCGAGTGGTCTGGAGGTTATCTACCCTCTGGATACGACGCCATTCGTCCGTCAGTCGATTGAGAAGGTGGTGCATACCCTGTTCGAGGCGATTTTCCTCGTCTTCCTGGTCATGCTGTTATTCCTGCAGAATTTGCGGGCAACATTGATTCCAACGCTGGCTGTCCCGGTCGTTCTGCTCGGTACCTTCGGTGTGCTGGCTGCATTCGGTTTCTCGATCAATACCTTGACCATGTTTGGTATGGTGCTCGCTATCGGCCTGCTGGTCGACGATGCGATCGTTGTGGTTGAGAATGTCGAACGGGTGATGGAAGACGAAGGACTTCCGCCCAAGGAAGCAACCCGCAAGTCGATGAAACAGATCACTGGTGCGCTGATCGGTATTGCACTGGTACTGTCAGCGGTGTTTGTTCCGATGGCGTTCTTCCCGGGATCTGCGGGTGCAATTTATCGCCAGTTCTCGATCACGATCGTTTCGGCCATGGGGCTGTCGGTTATCGTGGCGCTGGTACTGACACCGGCACTGTGTGCGACCATTCTCAAACAGCCCAAGCATGGCCATGGTCATGAGAAGAAGGGGTTCTTCGGCTGGTTTAACCGTCTGTTTGACCACGGCAGTGACTCCTACACGCGAACCGTCAGCAAATCCAGTAACCGCCTCGTTCGTTATGGTTTTGTTTATGTGCTGTTGGCCGGTGGGCTGGCATATCTGTTTATGTCTCTGCCCAGCTCGTTCCTGCCGACCGAGGACCGGGGGCAGATATTTGCCCTGTGGTCGACGCCTGCCAACTCAACCATTGAACGGACACGTGAAACGGCTCAGGAAATTGAGAACTTCTTCCTTGAGGATGAACAGGATACGGTCGAGGGACTGTTTACGGTTGTTGGTTTCAGCTTTGCCGGTCGCGGGCAAAATCAGGGCTTGGCCTTCATTCGGTTGAAGGATTGGTCCGTGCGTGAAGAACCGGGCATGGATGCGGCATCGATTGTGGGTCGAGCCATGGGTTTCTTCTCCACAATCAAGGATGCTCAGGCATTTCCGATCATGCCGCCATCAATCAGCGGTCTAGGCAATGCTACGGGCTTTAACCTGCAGATTGTTGATCGTAATGGCGTTGGCCATGAGGTGCTGACCGAAGCCAGAAACAAGCTGTTGGGTTTGGCTGCCCAGAATCCGAGTATGACGGGTGTCCGTCCTAACGGTATCGCTGATGCACCACAGTTCCGCATCGAGGTTGACCGGGAGAAGGCCCGTGTTCTCGGCCTGTCGCTTTCTGACATCAACAACACGCTGTCTGCTGCATGGGGCTCAACTTACGTCAATGACTTCATCGACCGCGGCCGTGTGAAGCGGGTTTATCTGCAGGCTGATGCACCATACCGCATGTTGCCGAGCGATATTGACCGCTGGTATGTGCGCAATTCATCAGGCGACATGGTGCCATTCTCTTCTTTCTCTGACTCTTACTGGATTTATGGGTCGCCGCGTCTCGAGCGTTATAACGGTAGCTCATCAATGAATATTCAGGGCAATGCTGCTCCCGGTGTCAGTACCGGTGAAGCAATGGCTGCCATTGAGAATATGGTCAGTGAGCTGCCCGAGGGTGTCGGCATTGAGTGGACTGGCCTGTCCTATGAGGAGCGGCTTGCGGGATCTCAGGCACCGGCGCTTTATGCGCTCTCCATCCTGATCGTCTTCCTCAGTCTTGCTGCCCTGTATGAGAGCTGGTCGGTGCCGTTCTCGGTCATGTTGGTGGTGCCGCTTGGCCTGATCGGTGCTGCTTTGGCTGCCAAACTGGCCGGTATGCCGAATGACGTTTATTTCCAGGTGGCTATCCTGACCACGATCGGGTTATCGGCGAAGAACGCCATTCTGATCGTGGAGTTCGCCAAAAGCCTGTATGAGGAAGGTAGATCGCTGACCGAGGCGGTGACCGAAGCTGCGCGTCAGCGTTTGCGACCGATCCTGATGACCTCCATGGCGTTCTCGCTCGGTGTGGTGCCGCTGGCAATCAGCACCGGCCCCGGTTCCGAGAGTCAGAATGCCATCGGTATCAGTGTTCTGGGCGGTATGATCAGTGCGACCGTGCTCGCAATCTTCTTCGTGCCGGTATTCTTCGTCTTCGTTTACCGCGTATTCGTCCGTAAGAAAAAGGATGAGGCTGCGGTATCCGATGATGCCAAGGCTGGCAGCGATGGCAATCAGGGCGAAGTACCGGCCTGAAGCTATATCTCGCGGGTCATGAAGACACTGCTGGGGTCGAGCCGGTAATCGGCGAAGGGCTCACAGAATGCGAAGCCGTGGCGGGCATAGAGTGCCCGTGCCGGTGCGAAGCCGTCCTGTGATCCGGTCTCGAGGCTGAGGCGGGTCATGGCTTTCAACCGTGCCTGTTCGATCAGGTGGTTCAGGATCACCCCGGCCATACCCTTGCCGCGATGGGCTGCGGCCACATGCATGGATTTGACCTCGCCGTGCCGTTCGCCCAGATCCTTGATCGCGCCGAAACCGATCAGGCTGTCATCCTGCCATGCCGAATAGAAACTGATCTGTGGTATCCGCAAGCCGGTGTCATCGAGTGCATGAACGCTGCAGGCCGGGCTGATACTGCGGGCATTGGCGAGGTGGATCGCCAACAGCGCCTGCACCGCCGGATGGTCGAGATCACCGTCAATGATGGCAAGGCTGTCGTGGCTCATATCCCGTTTGCTCTCTACTGCAGGTTCTCGGCGATTTTGGCAAAGTCTTCGAGCACGATGATGATGGCGGTCAGGATTGCCAGCATCAGACCCCAGCCGAGAATGGTGATTTTTACCGACTGGGTCGCGGTCTTGCGTTCCAGCCATGTACGCGGGCGGATGCCTTTTAACAGCAGCACCAGCTGTGCCGCCAGATTGACCGCCACGATATTCACGGCGAGCAGAATGCTTGCATTCATGGCGAGGTCGAATTTTCCGGCACCGAGCGTAATGCCGACGGTCGCTGCTGGCGGCATCAGGGCCACCGCCACCATCACCCCGACGAGGGTTGAGGACAGACCGGTGGTGAGCGACAGCACCGCCGCCGCCCCGGAGGCGAGCGCCAGTGCAATCGCTGCCAGATTCAGCTCGGTTCGGCTCAACAGCTCATCACTGGCCAGAACATCGAAATCCCAGATCAGGCCGATAATGACGGTCAAGGCGAGTGTCATACCGAGACCGGCGGCATTGGTGATCGCCGCTTTGAACATCAGGTTGAGATCGCCCAGTGCCGAACCGAAAGCCATCGCCAGATTGGGGCCGAGCAGCGGGGCGATAACCATGGCGCCAATGATGACCGCGACATTGTCGCTGGCGAGGCCAATGGCGGCAACGACGGCGGAGAGCAGCACCAGAACCACAAAGTTGCGGTCCAGTTTAGCATTGCGGACAACCTCGTTATAGAGCTCTTCGCGGGTCGCCATGACCGCCTTGGTTTTCTTGGCCTTACGCGCTTCTTCTTCCTTGGCATTGAGCGGGATGCCGAGGGCTTCCTTTTCCTCACGCTCGGCCTTTTCCTGTTCCCGCTGTTCTTTTTCCGGGTCGGGTATGGCTGCTTCAACGGCGGTCAGGACGATGCGCCAGTCGCCTTTGCCAAAGGCATCCTGCAGGGCATCGAGAAATTCCTGCTGTCGTTCGAGACCGATCAGGACGGTCGTGCGCTGCTTGCCATCCTCGTTCTGCGGGCTGGAATAGACCGAATGGGCACCATATCGCGGGGCAATCGCCCGGGCATGGGTGGCGCAGGCACCGTCACCGATAATTTCAATAAGTCGCAGGGTCATCTGAACAGCATCATGGCAGCAATAAAAAAGCGGGCAATATGCTCATAGCACATTGCCCGCTCTTCCAAGACTGTTCGTTACAAATTATGGCGTGCGCCGGGTTGGCGATGGTGCCGGTGCCGCTTTGGCCTCTCGACGTTTGCGGAAGGCGTCTAGATCGGCCTTGACGCCATTATCCATGCCTTCATCGGTCAGCTGATCGCGAACACCTTCACCGGTGAGTTGTTCACGCACACCTTCGCCGCGCAGGATGCCCTTGGTTTCAGGGGCAATCTGGATCGGGTCAGGCCGTTTTTCACTGATGGCACTCAGACGGCCATTGGTGATCGGGCCGATGATGATCGGGTCCGGGCTCTGGGCTGTCATATGGGCGACGGTTGCGCCGGGCACATCCTCGTCCACAAGGGCGAGACGCGGCAGGACGCCTTTCGGTGGTGCGGACGGACCGTTGCGCGGTGGTGCCTTCAGCGTCTGGGTCACGACCTCATAGACATCCTTGGACAGGCCCGGTGTAGCGGCGATGCGCTCCATCTCCGCCTGCATAAGCTTCTGCCGCTCGTCATCGAAGCGACGCCATTGCCGCATCGGTGACAGCAGACGGGCCGCAGTGCGTGGA is part of the Micavibrio sp. TMED2 genome and harbors:
- a CDS encoding GNAT family N-acetyltransferase; translation: MSHDSLAIIDGDLDHPAVQALLAIHLANARSISPACSVHALDDTGLRIPQISFYSAWQDDSLIGFGAIKDLGERHGEVKSMHVAAAHRGKGMAGVILNHLIEQARLKAMTRLSLETGSQDGFAPARALYARHGFAFCEPFADYRLDPSSVFMTREI
- a CDS encoding TIGR00341 family protein; translated protein: MTLRLIEIIGDGACATHARAIAPRYGAHSVYSSPQNEDGKQRTTVLIGLERQQEFLDALQDAFGKGDWRIVLTAVEAAIPDPEKEQREQEKAEREEKEALGIPLNAKEEEARKAKKTKAVMATREELYNEVVRNAKLDRNFVVLVLLSAVVAAIGLASDNVAVIIGAMVIAPLLGPNLAMAFGSALGDLNLMFKAAITNAAGLGMTLALTVIIGLIWDFDVLASDELLSRTELNLAAIALALASGAAAVLSLTTGLSSTLVGVMVAVALMPPAATVGITLGAGKFDLAMNASILLAVNIVAVNLAAQLVLLLKGIRPRTWLERKTATQSVKITILGWGLMLAILTAIIIVLEDFAKIAENLQ
- a CDS encoding permease yields the protein MRFAAAYLIGLIFGLGILISGMINPAKVLNFFDVFGTWDPSLMFVMGGALAITATGYWLLFRQHKPIWGESFDVPKNRKIDFRLLAGAAIFGIGWGISGFCPGGAIPALGTGLSSVVVFVLSLITGMALVTYTNRWLSARQ
- a CDS encoding hydrophobe/amphiphile efflux-1 family RND transporter, with the protein product MAQFFIDRPVFAWVIAIMIMLAGAISIYRLPVEQYPAIAPPAISISARYPGASASNLENTVTQVIEQNMTGLDYLRYMSSTSDSSGNVSVTLTFEPEADPDIAQVQVQNKLQLALPLLPQEVQELGISVTKSSSDYLMVVGFVAGESGLGQGQIADYIASNIKDPVSRVSGVGETTLFGPQNAMRIWLDPDKLNSFNLTVMDISAAIRSENAQIAAGQLGGAPAVKGQDINATIIAQTRLRDPGEFGNILVRVNSDGSQIRLRDVARIELGSENYEIVARYNRQPAAGLGIQLASGANALETADAVRAKISELQPYLPSGLEVIYPLDTTPFVRQSIEKVVHTLFEAIFLVFLVMLLFLQNLRATLIPTLAVPVVLLGTFGVLAAFGFSINTLTMFGMVLAIGLLVDDAIVVVENVERVMEDEGLPPKEATRKSMKQITGALIGIALVLSAVFVPMAFFPGSAGAIYRQFSITIVSAMGLSVIVALVLTPALCATILKQPKHGHGHEKKGFFGWFNRLFDHGSDSYTRTVSKSSNRLVRYGFVYVLLAGGLAYLFMSLPSSFLPTEDRGQIFALWSTPANSTIERTRETAQEIENFFLEDEQDTVEGLFTVVGFSFAGRGQNQGLAFIRLKDWSVREEPGMDAASIVGRAMGFFSTIKDAQAFPIMPPSISGLGNATGFNLQIVDRNGVGHEVLTEARNKLLGLAAQNPSMTGVRPNGIADAPQFRIEVDREKARVLGLSLSDINNTLSAAWGSTYVNDFIDRGRVKRVYLQADAPYRMLPSDIDRWYVRNSSGDMVPFSSFSDSYWIYGSPRLERYNGSSSMNIQGNAAPGVSTGEAMAAIENMVSELPEGVGIEWTGLSYEERLAGSQAPALYALSILIVFLSLAALYESWSVPFSVMLVVPLGLIGAALAAKLAGMPNDVYFQVAILTTIGLSAKNAILIVEFAKSLYEEGRSLTEAVTEAARQRLRPILMTSMAFSLGVVPLAISTGPGSESQNAIGISVLGGMISATVLAIFFVPVFFVFVYRVFVRKKKDEAAVSDDAKAGSDGNQGEVPA
- a CDS encoding efflux transporter periplasmic adaptor subunit, whose translation is MKRILTPAILMVALALTTACKDEEQAAAPGGGAPQAVAVTVYTVEKKPLQVSAELPGRTSAFRIAEVRPQVTGIIQQRLFEEGALVEAGEQLYQIDPAPYEAELASAKADLQRAEASVANANARVNRYDQLVRNDVVSRQNYDDAIAAQRQGRAEVAAAKAAVDAAEINLQYTRVSAPIAGRTGKSAVTEGALVTANQDTLMTVVQQLDPIYVDMTQSASQLLKLRREIAQGQLTQTVDRTPVSLIIDGGNDYELQGELKFSDVTVDESTATVQLRAVFPNPNNELLPGLFVKAVIDQAVRNEAILVPQRAVGRGPNGQALVWVLGEDNTVSPKTVTTEQAMGNAWLIADGLDGGESIVIEGLQKVSPGAKVDPAPSDFEIDLTLETTQAITF